The following coding sequences lie in one Sesamum indicum cultivar Zhongzhi No. 13 linkage group LG9, S_indicum_v1.0, whole genome shotgun sequence genomic window:
- the LOC105170632 gene encoding pentatricopeptide repeat-containing protein At4g13650 isoform X2: protein MNLVEFLIHAKSIRLGFSKSPLVCNPLIDMYLKNEFLDSAIQIFKNMCTRDSVTWVAMISGLSQSCHEVEAIHLYSEMRKLGVFPTPYVFSSVISACTKINLYELGEQLHALIFKWGFSSELFVCNSLIALYSRCGNLTFAELIFSEMLCKDKVSYNTLISGFAMQGSNEKALQLFEKMHSESLKPDSVTVACLLGTCSSIGVLHKGMQLHSYAIKAGMCSDIIIEGSLLDLYVKCSDIKTAHKFFVATQTDNVVLWNVMLVAYGQIGNLQESFNIYSQMQILGLQPNQYTYPSILRTCTSVGALDLGEQVHTQVIKTGFHPNVYVCSVLIDMYAKHGELETALKIFRRLNEDDIVSWTAMIAGYAQHDMFDEALKLFEEMQERGILSDNIGLASAISACAGIQALKQGRQIHSQSIVSGYSSDISIGNALVCLYARCGCTLEAHLAFDKMYARDNVSWNALISGFAQSGKSEEALKVFSQMIQAGEEVNMFTYGSAVSAAANLTNVNLGKQIHARTIKTGYDCEIEVCNVLITLYAKCGRLNGARRVFTEMPEKNEVSWNAMITGYSQHGYGRQAIELFEDMTLLQMKPNHITYVGVLAACSHVGLVEEGLNYFRSMREQHSLVPRQEHYACVVDVLGRAGQVSRARAFVESMPIVPDAMVWRTLLSSCTVHRNTEIGEFAARHLLELEPTDSATYVLMSNMYAVTGKWDNRDQARRLMRDRGVKKEPGRSWIEVKNSIHEFYAGDRLHPLADDIHKYLEVLNNRLAALGYVQDRSSLWNDLELGQKDPTAYIHSEKLAVVFGLLSLSNMIPLHVMKNLRVCNDCHNWIKFVSKVVDRTIIVRDAYRFHHFQNGLCSCKDYW from the exons ATGAATCTGGTGGAATTTCTG ATCCATGCTAAAAGCATCCGTCTTGGTTTCAGTAAAAGCCCACTCGTTTGTAATCCTTTGATCGATATGTACCTTAAGAATGAATTTCTGGATTCTGCTatccaaattttcaaaaatatgtgTACAAGGGACAGTGTTACTTGGGTTGCCATGATATCAGGCTTGTCCCAAAGCTGTCATGAAGTAGAGGCTATCCATCTTTACAGTGAGATGCGAAAGTTAGGAGTATTCCCCACTCCATATGTCTTTTCAAGTGTTATAAGTGCCTGTACCAAGATAAACTTGTATGAACTTGGGGAGCAACTTCACGCTCTGATCTTCAAGTGGGGTTTTTCATCAGAACTTTTTGTGTGCAACTCTCTCATTGCACTATATTCTAGATGTGGGAATTTAACATTTGCTGAACTGATTTTCAGTGAAATGCTGTGTAAGGATAAAGTTTCATACAACACTCTGATTTCGGGCTTTGCTATGCAAGGATCAAACGAGAAAGCTCTCCAgttatttgagaaaatgcaCAGTGAGTCCTTGAAACCTGATAGTGTTACAGTTGCTTGTCTCTTGGGCACATGTTCATCAATTGGGGTTCTTCATAAGGGAATGCAACTGCATTCATATGCAATCAAGGCAGGCATGTGCTCAGATATCATCATAGAGGGTTCTCTGCTAGACCTCTATGTAAAATGCTCTGATATTAAAACAGCCCATAAATTCTTCGTCGCAACTCAAACAGATAACGTGGTGCTATGGAATGTGATGCTAGTAGCATATGGGCAGATAGGCAATCTCCAAGAGTCATTCAATATTTACTCACAGATGCAGATTTTGGGTCTGCAGCCTAATCAATACACATACCCTAGTATTCTTAGAACATGTACTTCTGTTGGAGCACTTGATCTAGGTGAGCAAGTTCATACTCAAGTGATAAAAACTGGGTTCCATCCAAATGTGTATGTCTGCAGCGTGCTTATAGACATGTATGCCAAACATGGAGAATTGGAGACAGCCCTGAAAATATTCAGACGTCTTAATGAAGACGATATTGTTTCCTGGACAGCTATGATTGCTGGATATGCTCAACATGACATGTTTGACGAAGCTCTTAAACTTTTTGAAGAAATGCAAGAACGAGGAATTCTATCAGATAACATAGGGCTGGCAAGTGCTATAAGTGCATGCGCTGGAATTCAAGCTCTCAAACAGGGACGTCAAATTCATAGTCAGTCGATTGTCTCTGGTTATTCTTCAGATATTTCAATTGGAAATGCACTTGTATGTTTATATGCTAGATGTGGTTGTACTCTGGAGGCACACTTAGCATTTGACAAAATGTATGCTAGAGATAATGTTTCATGGAATGCATTGATATCAGGATTTGCACAAAGTGGAAAGAGCGAGGAAGCACTAAAGGTCTTTTCTCAAATGATTCAAGCTGGAGAGGAGGTTAATATGTTCACATATGGCTCTGCTGTTAGTGCAGCGGCAAATTTAACGAATGTAAATCTAGGAAAGCAAATTCATGCCAGAACAATTAAAACAGGTTATGATTGTGAGATAGAAGTATGTAATGTATTGATCACATTGTATGCAAAATGTGGACGGCTTAATGGTGCCAGGAGGGTGTTCACGGAGATGCCtgagaaaaatgaagtttCATGGAATGCTATGATTACAGGATATTCTCAACATGGATATGGCAGGCAAGCTATAGAACTGTTCGAGGATATGACACTGTTGCAAATGAAGCCAAATCATATAACATATGTAGGGGTCTTGGCAGCATGTAGCCATGTAGGATTGGTGGAGGAGGGGCTGAATTACTTCAGATCCATGCGTGAACAACATTCCTTAGTACCGAGACAAGAACATTATGCCTGTGTGGTTGATGTTCTTGGGAGGGCCGGTCAAGTTTCCCGTGCAAGAGCATTTGTGGAGTCTATGCCAATTGTACCAGATGCAATGGTCTGGAGGACCCTCTTAAGTTCCTGCACAGTTCACAGGAATACAGAAATTGGTGAATTTGCAGCAAGGCATCTTTTAGAACTAGAACCTACAGATTCCGCTACTTATGTTCTCATGTCAAACATGTATGCTGTTACTGGTAAATGGGACAATCGGGATCAAGCAAGAAGACTCATGAGAGACAGAGGTGTGAAGAAAGAGCCTGGTCGGAGTTGGATTGAAGTAAAGAATTCAATCCATGAATTTTATGCTGGTGATAGACTCCATCCTCTTGCAGATGACATTCACAAGTACTTGGAGGTTCTAAACAACAGGTTAGCTGCACTTGGTTATGTTCAAGACCGAAGTAGCTTATGGAATGATCTAGAGCTGGGGCAGAAGGATCCAACTGCATATATTCACAGCGAAAAGTTGGCTGTTGTTTTTGGACTTCTAAGTTTGTCTAATATGATTCCCTTGCATGTTATGAAGAATCTGCGTGTTTGTAATGATTGCCATAATTGGATTAAGTTTGTCTCAAAGGTTGTTGATCGAACTATTATTGTCCGTGATGCATACCGCTTCCACCATTTTCAGAATGGATTGTGTTCATGTAAAGATTATTGGTAA
- the LOC105170632 gene encoding pentatricopeptide repeat-containing protein At4g13650 isoform X1 gives MSKTLFLVLPPKSQSAETSDCLDPLPSHGAGDGAKMHVVCLMVPVRIRKSLVHFSLHRLWLNVSSKFFHKWHQSCRVPTSTFAAFSSSAASCVLDEAPTEENVHSFAGIHSELKKGNVLCFDWQQEIHRTPPTYRESLRDKCLEIRCSPDAKNFQGEDLRTLLHESGGISGQLADICAVSNILRACSGANVAFHFVQQIHAKSIRLGFSKSPLVCNPLIDMYLKNEFLDSAIQIFKNMCTRDSVTWVAMISGLSQSCHEVEAIHLYSEMRKLGVFPTPYVFSSVISACTKINLYELGEQLHALIFKWGFSSELFVCNSLIALYSRCGNLTFAELIFSEMLCKDKVSYNTLISGFAMQGSNEKALQLFEKMHSESLKPDSVTVACLLGTCSSIGVLHKGMQLHSYAIKAGMCSDIIIEGSLLDLYVKCSDIKTAHKFFVATQTDNVVLWNVMLVAYGQIGNLQESFNIYSQMQILGLQPNQYTYPSILRTCTSVGALDLGEQVHTQVIKTGFHPNVYVCSVLIDMYAKHGELETALKIFRRLNEDDIVSWTAMIAGYAQHDMFDEALKLFEEMQERGILSDNIGLASAISACAGIQALKQGRQIHSQSIVSGYSSDISIGNALVCLYARCGCTLEAHLAFDKMYARDNVSWNALISGFAQSGKSEEALKVFSQMIQAGEEVNMFTYGSAVSAAANLTNVNLGKQIHARTIKTGYDCEIEVCNVLITLYAKCGRLNGARRVFTEMPEKNEVSWNAMITGYSQHGYGRQAIELFEDMTLLQMKPNHITYVGVLAACSHVGLVEEGLNYFRSMREQHSLVPRQEHYACVVDVLGRAGQVSRARAFVESMPIVPDAMVWRTLLSSCTVHRNTEIGEFAARHLLELEPTDSATYVLMSNMYAVTGKWDNRDQARRLMRDRGVKKEPGRSWIEVKNSIHEFYAGDRLHPLADDIHKYLEVLNNRLAALGYVQDRSSLWNDLELGQKDPTAYIHSEKLAVVFGLLSLSNMIPLHVMKNLRVCNDCHNWIKFVSKVVDRTIIVRDAYRFHHFQNGLCSCKDYW, from the exons ATGAGCAAGACTCTTTTCCTAGTTCTTCCTCCCAAGTCCCAATCAGCAGAAACTAGCGACTGTTTGGACCCGCTCCCGAGCCACGGAGCGGGTGATGGTGCTAAAATGCACGTTGTTTGCTTGATGGTTCCCGTAAGGATTCGTAAGTCGTTGGTTCACTTCTCCTTACACCGATTATGGCTCAATGTTTCATCAAAGTTCTTTCACAAG TGGCATCAATCTTGTCGGGTCCCAACATCCACTTTTGCTGCTTTTAGCAGCAGTGCAGCGTCTTGTGTCCTTGATGAAGCTCCAACTGAAGAAAATGTCCACAGCTTTGCTGGAATCCACTCTGAGTTAAAGAAGGGTaatgttttgtgttttgactGGCAACAAGAAATTCACAGAACTCCTCCAACTTACCGTGAAAGTCTTCGAGACAAATGCCTGGAAATCAGATGCTCACCAGATGCCAAGAACTTTCAAGGAGAAGATTTGAGAACTTTGTTGCATGAATCTGGTGGAATTTCTGGTCAGCTTGCTGATATTTGTGCTGTGTCTAATATTCTGCGGGCTTGCAGTGGTGCTAATGTTGCTTTTCACTTTGTTCAACAGATCCATGCTAAAAGCATCCGTCTTGGTTTCAGTAAAAGCCCACTCGTTTGTAATCCTTTGATCGATATGTACCTTAAGAATGAATTTCTGGATTCTGCTatccaaattttcaaaaatatgtgTACAAGGGACAGTGTTACTTGGGTTGCCATGATATCAGGCTTGTCCCAAAGCTGTCATGAAGTAGAGGCTATCCATCTTTACAGTGAGATGCGAAAGTTAGGAGTATTCCCCACTCCATATGTCTTTTCAAGTGTTATAAGTGCCTGTACCAAGATAAACTTGTATGAACTTGGGGAGCAACTTCACGCTCTGATCTTCAAGTGGGGTTTTTCATCAGAACTTTTTGTGTGCAACTCTCTCATTGCACTATATTCTAGATGTGGGAATTTAACATTTGCTGAACTGATTTTCAGTGAAATGCTGTGTAAGGATAAAGTTTCATACAACACTCTGATTTCGGGCTTTGCTATGCAAGGATCAAACGAGAAAGCTCTCCAgttatttgagaaaatgcaCAGTGAGTCCTTGAAACCTGATAGTGTTACAGTTGCTTGTCTCTTGGGCACATGTTCATCAATTGGGGTTCTTCATAAGGGAATGCAACTGCATTCATATGCAATCAAGGCAGGCATGTGCTCAGATATCATCATAGAGGGTTCTCTGCTAGACCTCTATGTAAAATGCTCTGATATTAAAACAGCCCATAAATTCTTCGTCGCAACTCAAACAGATAACGTGGTGCTATGGAATGTGATGCTAGTAGCATATGGGCAGATAGGCAATCTCCAAGAGTCATTCAATATTTACTCACAGATGCAGATTTTGGGTCTGCAGCCTAATCAATACACATACCCTAGTATTCTTAGAACATGTACTTCTGTTGGAGCACTTGATCTAGGTGAGCAAGTTCATACTCAAGTGATAAAAACTGGGTTCCATCCAAATGTGTATGTCTGCAGCGTGCTTATAGACATGTATGCCAAACATGGAGAATTGGAGACAGCCCTGAAAATATTCAGACGTCTTAATGAAGACGATATTGTTTCCTGGACAGCTATGATTGCTGGATATGCTCAACATGACATGTTTGACGAAGCTCTTAAACTTTTTGAAGAAATGCAAGAACGAGGAATTCTATCAGATAACATAGGGCTGGCAAGTGCTATAAGTGCATGCGCTGGAATTCAAGCTCTCAAACAGGGACGTCAAATTCATAGTCAGTCGATTGTCTCTGGTTATTCTTCAGATATTTCAATTGGAAATGCACTTGTATGTTTATATGCTAGATGTGGTTGTACTCTGGAGGCACACTTAGCATTTGACAAAATGTATGCTAGAGATAATGTTTCATGGAATGCATTGATATCAGGATTTGCACAAAGTGGAAAGAGCGAGGAAGCACTAAAGGTCTTTTCTCAAATGATTCAAGCTGGAGAGGAGGTTAATATGTTCACATATGGCTCTGCTGTTAGTGCAGCGGCAAATTTAACGAATGTAAATCTAGGAAAGCAAATTCATGCCAGAACAATTAAAACAGGTTATGATTGTGAGATAGAAGTATGTAATGTATTGATCACATTGTATGCAAAATGTGGACGGCTTAATGGTGCCAGGAGGGTGTTCACGGAGATGCCtgagaaaaatgaagtttCATGGAATGCTATGATTACAGGATATTCTCAACATGGATATGGCAGGCAAGCTATAGAACTGTTCGAGGATATGACACTGTTGCAAATGAAGCCAAATCATATAACATATGTAGGGGTCTTGGCAGCATGTAGCCATGTAGGATTGGTGGAGGAGGGGCTGAATTACTTCAGATCCATGCGTGAACAACATTCCTTAGTACCGAGACAAGAACATTATGCCTGTGTGGTTGATGTTCTTGGGAGGGCCGGTCAAGTTTCCCGTGCAAGAGCATTTGTGGAGTCTATGCCAATTGTACCAGATGCAATGGTCTGGAGGACCCTCTTAAGTTCCTGCACAGTTCACAGGAATACAGAAATTGGTGAATTTGCAGCAAGGCATCTTTTAGAACTAGAACCTACAGATTCCGCTACTTATGTTCTCATGTCAAACATGTATGCTGTTACTGGTAAATGGGACAATCGGGATCAAGCAAGAAGACTCATGAGAGACAGAGGTGTGAAGAAAGAGCCTGGTCGGAGTTGGATTGAAGTAAAGAATTCAATCCATGAATTTTATGCTGGTGATAGACTCCATCCTCTTGCAGATGACATTCACAAGTACTTGGAGGTTCTAAACAACAGGTTAGCTGCACTTGGTTATGTTCAAGACCGAAGTAGCTTATGGAATGATCTAGAGCTGGGGCAGAAGGATCCAACTGCATATATTCACAGCGAAAAGTTGGCTGTTGTTTTTGGACTTCTAAGTTTGTCTAATATGATTCCCTTGCATGTTATGAAGAATCTGCGTGTTTGTAATGATTGCCATAATTGGATTAAGTTTGTCTCAAAGGTTGTTGATCGAACTATTATTGTCCGTGATGCATACCGCTTCCACCATTTTCAGAATGGATTGTGTTCATGTAAAGATTATTGGTAA